A window of Amycolatopsis australiensis contains these coding sequences:
- a CDS encoding NERD domain-containing protein/DEAD/DEAH box helicase codes for MIPESVHSGASRAEQEIFSQLAALEVTGWEYALHSTNLPEHDRKRVCEIDFLLLGERGLLVLEAKGGEILLKKDVWHTRDLKGNRHRLKESPLDQAQTSMFALAKVLRRITADPELVERTVFGYGVVFPDSEFDAVSVEWTPEMVINSIRLASEGWADCLDRLGAFWEGKPGNRGPLSADDVERYLNALRPDFDRVLSLRRLDDMVEKELVALTRSQYKALDQHRRNPRLVFEGGAGTGKTMLAVEMCRRVRDSGERILLTCHSHILAAFIRSQQDLDGITAVPFDEVSTFGADTFDMVVVDEAQDVINEHSLDVLDSALFGGLADGRWAFFLDSNNQRGLVGRYEDRAKARLDSHRPTFVDLMDNCRNTIEIVRATQERTGADLGVTTAGHGREVVVVEEERDKAIIAVAAALAELEEHGVPLEQVVLLSPHDLAASIFVGLPVEWLERVDVLDLMRMRRPGRGRVGFARIADFKGLESRYAFLEVDAAADEQAARAQLYVGMTRAKAALWVVKPDASGADQ; via the coding sequence ATGATTCCGGAATCGGTGCACTCCGGTGCCAGTCGGGCAGAGCAGGAGATCTTCTCCCAGCTGGCCGCCCTCGAAGTGACCGGGTGGGAATACGCCCTGCACAGCACCAACCTGCCCGAGCACGACCGCAAGCGGGTCTGCGAGATCGACTTCCTGCTGCTGGGTGAACGCGGCTTACTGGTGCTGGAAGCCAAGGGAGGCGAGATCCTCCTGAAGAAGGACGTGTGGCACACGCGCGACCTCAAGGGTAACCGACACCGGCTCAAGGAGAGCCCACTCGACCAGGCTCAGACTAGTATGTTCGCCTTGGCGAAAGTCCTCCGCCGCATCACCGCCGACCCGGAGCTGGTCGAGCGCACGGTGTTCGGGTACGGAGTCGTCTTCCCGGACAGCGAGTTCGACGCGGTCAGCGTGGAGTGGACCCCGGAAATGGTGATCAACTCGATTCGCCTGGCCTCCGAGGGGTGGGCGGACTGCCTCGACCGGTTGGGCGCATTCTGGGAGGGAAAGCCGGGCAACCGTGGTCCTCTGTCCGCCGATGACGTCGAGCGCTACCTCAACGCCCTCCGACCCGACTTCGACCGTGTGCTGTCCTTGCGCCGTCTCGACGACATGGTGGAGAAAGAACTCGTTGCCCTGACCAGGAGCCAGTACAAGGCGCTTGACCAGCATCGGAGGAATCCGCGACTGGTGTTCGAGGGCGGTGCCGGGACGGGCAAGACCATGCTGGCGGTGGAGATGTGCCGGCGTGTCCGAGACTCCGGCGAACGTATCCTGCTGACCTGCCACAGCCACATCCTGGCAGCCTTCATCCGTTCACAGCAGGACTTGGACGGCATTACCGCAGTTCCGTTCGACGAGGTGTCGACCTTCGGTGCGGACACCTTCGACATGGTCGTGGTGGACGAGGCGCAGGACGTCATAAACGAGCATAGCCTCGACGTGCTGGACAGCGCGCTGTTCGGCGGATTGGCCGATGGTCGCTGGGCCTTCTTCCTCGACTCCAACAACCAGCGTGGACTGGTCGGGCGCTACGAGGACCGCGCTAAAGCCAGGCTCGACTCGCACCGACCCACCTTCGTCGACCTAATGGACAACTGCCGGAACACGATCGAAATCGTCCGCGCAACCCAGGAACGGACCGGCGCCGACTTGGGGGTGACCACGGCCGGACACGGCCGCGAGGTCGTAGTGGTCGAGGAGGAGCGCGATAAGGCAATCATCGCAGTGGCTGCGGCCTTGGCCGAGCTCGAAGAGCACGGCGTGCCGCTCGAACAGGTCGTGCTGCTGTCACCGCACGACCTGGCCGCATCGATCTTCGTCGGCCTGCCCGTCGAGTGGCTTGAGCGGGTCGACGTGCTGGACCTGATGCGCATGCGCCGTCCCGGCCGTGGGCGCGTCGGGTTCGCGCGGATCGCCGACTTCAAGGGACTGGAGAGCCGGTACGCCTTTCTGGAGGTGGACGCCGCGGCGGACGAGCAGGCAGCGCGCGCCCAGTTGTACGTGGGTATGACCCGCGCCAAGGCCGCGCTCTGGGTGGTCAAACCGGACGCATCGGGGGCAGATCAGTGA
- a CDS encoding Scr1 family TA system antitoxin-like transcriptional regulator gives MPKPIIRPPATVAVSSSLRDARKRRGIGLRRLAEKIGVHPATLSAWELGIKVAPETAVAWILGYLRVESAEYERVMALAPDAGAANLVDQSDPQLGHLLWTYEQLSSRVVEWAPSCIPDLLQTRAYAERVLDKAVVQDDRRDMDLLSRQVRQQALNDGSRRYVFLVGDQALHGLDDLRNEQVEHLRAAAQLKHVTVRIVPSTETALKSIGAFTLFENRSDPIAVVLRHQHCNTYLTDRTMLSRYHETVRTLLRRASDEPASTCALTVPVLIRATR, from the coding sequence ATGCCCAAGCCGATCATCCGTCCGCCCGCGACTGTTGCCGTCAGCAGCAGCCTCCGTGACGCCCGCAAGCGCCGTGGAATCGGCCTGCGGAGGCTGGCCGAGAAGATCGGTGTTCATCCCGCGACGCTCTCGGCGTGGGAGTTGGGCATCAAAGTGGCGCCGGAGACCGCCGTGGCGTGGATTCTCGGATACCTTCGGGTCGAGTCGGCCGAGTACGAGCGGGTGATGGCGCTCGCACCGGACGCCGGCGCCGCCAACCTGGTCGACCAGTCTGACCCGCAGCTAGGACACTTGCTGTGGACGTATGAACAGCTGTCAAGCCGGGTCGTGGAGTGGGCGCCGTCGTGCATTCCGGATCTTCTCCAGACGCGGGCGTATGCCGAACGAGTGCTCGACAAGGCCGTGGTGCAGGACGACCGCAGGGACATGGACCTGCTGAGCCGCCAAGTCCGCCAGCAGGCCCTGAACGACGGGTCACGTCGCTACGTCTTCCTGGTCGGTGACCAGGCACTTCACGGCTTGGACGACCTGCGTAACGAGCAGGTCGAACACCTTCGCGCGGCGGCGCAGCTCAAGCACGTGACTGTCCGGATCGTGCCGTCAACGGAGACCGCGCTGAAGTCGATCGGTGCCTTCACGCTTTTCGAGAACCGATCCGACCCGATCGCCGTGGTGCTCAGACACCAGCACTGCAACACCTACCTGACCGACCGGACGATGCTAAGCCGCTACCACGAGACGGTGAGGACCCTCTTGCGGCGCGCGTCCGACGAGCCGGCGAGCACGTGCGCCTTGACCGTACCTGTGCTGATCCGAGCGACGCGGTGA
- a CDS encoding transcriptional regulator, which yields MDLHIEFLRAAGYLRCRAEPRELRLTPLGLNRLLEHIGALKTVAATAGALVAEVRGALPAENPP from the coding sequence TTGGACTTGCACATCGAGTTCCTGCGCGCGGCTGGCTACCTCCGGTGCCGTGCCGAACCCCGCGAACTCCGCCTGACCCCGCTGGGTCTGAACCGGCTGCTGGAGCACATCGGCGCGCTGAAGACGGTCGCGGCAACAGCCGGCGCTCTGGTCGCAGAGGTGCGAGGTGCGCTCCCCGCCGAGAACCCGCCCTGA
- a CDS encoding helix-turn-helix transcriptional regulator, whose protein sequence is MPVGRRRDGLISARKVAGFTQEGLADVLHVDRSTVARWEAGDYVPLPYLWPKLASVLGRSRDELQALIGPSAGTREFNPDDSFEPVFTWLDRRAGWPLGRAREQVYASAAASSRNRPNPPRSVIADALADYYAPPTSDHRPYVARCGQVEVTTTVLTRPAWLDLACSLTPTGEHTAFEGGRARPSAVVDERAAVQRLADAAASGIRITDVPLYRLLEVDPQPGALRAKVGIASFVEYALGVDLLERELIEYLASGRTARPGHMPLRDRQLPDVSAVLDLPGRLCAGGVLALTAIARPADPFRGDADFVLLVQTRSAQVVNTADRLSVIPKSFHGPLADRRADARIGVTLRRELEEELFGRTDVDRSAGDLRVADPMHPTRLSAPMRWLTDQPGRLRMECTGFGLNLVSGNYEFASLVVIEDEAFWPRFGGDVEANWEAAGLQQYSTLDGELITELIGDENWSNEGLFAFLQGLRRLAEIGGDRVEFPAVELGC, encoded by the coding sequence ATGCCCGTAGGGCGACGTCGCGATGGGCTGATCTCAGCTCGTAAGGTCGCGGGCTTCACCCAGGAGGGTCTGGCGGACGTGCTGCACGTCGACCGGTCGACCGTTGCTCGCTGGGAGGCGGGCGACTACGTGCCACTCCCCTATCTCTGGCCGAAGCTCGCGAGCGTGCTCGGTCGTTCACGAGACGAGTTGCAGGCCCTGATCGGTCCGAGCGCCGGCACGCGGGAGTTCAACCCCGACGACTCGTTCGAGCCGGTGTTCACTTGGCTCGATCGGCGTGCCGGGTGGCCGCTGGGGAGAGCCCGTGAGCAGGTGTACGCGAGCGCAGCCGCCTCATCTCGGAACCGGCCGAATCCGCCGCGAAGCGTCATCGCGGATGCCCTGGCTGATTACTACGCGCCGCCGACCAGCGACCACCGGCCCTACGTCGCGCGCTGCGGTCAGGTGGAGGTGACCACCACCGTCCTTACGCGGCCGGCTTGGCTGGATCTCGCATGCTCGTTGACGCCCACGGGTGAGCACACCGCCTTCGAGGGTGGCAGAGCGAGGCCATCAGCGGTGGTCGATGAGCGAGCTGCGGTGCAGCGTCTCGCGGACGCAGCAGCGTCCGGCATCCGGATCACTGACGTTCCCCTGTACCGGCTGCTCGAGGTCGACCCGCAGCCTGGAGCGCTGCGGGCGAAGGTCGGGATCGCGTCGTTCGTCGAGTACGCACTGGGCGTCGACCTGCTGGAACGGGAGTTGATCGAGTACTTGGCGAGCGGCCGCACCGCGCGTCCGGGACACATGCCGCTCCGCGATCGCCAACTGCCCGACGTGTCCGCGGTGCTCGATCTACCCGGACGTCTCTGCGCCGGTGGCGTGCTGGCGTTGACAGCGATCGCGCGGCCGGCGGACCCGTTCCGCGGTGATGCCGACTTCGTACTGTTGGTTCAGACGAGGTCCGCGCAGGTCGTGAACACAGCCGACCGGTTGTCGGTCATCCCGAAGAGCTTCCATGGGCCGCTTGCGGACCGACGAGCAGATGCCCGGATCGGCGTCACCCTGCGCCGTGAGCTTGAGGAAGAACTATTCGGCAGGACGGACGTCGACCGGTCCGCCGGGGATCTCAGGGTCGCCGATCCCATGCACCCGACCAGGCTTTCCGCTCCGATGCGGTGGTTGACCGACCAGCCCGGCCGGTTGCGGATGGAGTGCACCGGGTTCGGGCTCAACCTGGTCAGCGGGAACTACGAGTTCGCCAGCCTGGTCGTGATCGAAGATGAGGCGTTCTGGCCCCGGTTCGGTGGCGACGTGGAGGCGAACTGGGAGGCAGCGGGGCTACAGCAGTATTCGACGCTCGACGGCGAATTGATCACCGAACTGATCGGTGATGAAAACTGGAGCAACGAAGGACTGTTCGCGTTTCTCCAGGGTTTACGCCGCCTCGCCGAGATCGGCGGCGATCGAGTGGAGTTTCCCGCCGTCGAATTAGGTTGCTGA
- a CDS encoding signal peptidase I produces the protein MSDGWTAGNANEDAADTRGWLVGHFIDPSQGVRASKDVEVKWANHPAGDKRPAWTSDDQRTTLVMLVSGEFRVEVTGGGKVMTRQGDYVMWGPGVDHSWEALADSVVLTVRWPSAT, from the coding sequence GTGAGCGACGGTTGGACCGCCGGCAACGCCAACGAAGACGCGGCCGATACGCGCGGCTGGTTGGTCGGCCACTTCATCGACCCGTCGCAGGGCGTCCGAGCCTCCAAGGACGTCGAAGTCAAGTGGGCCAACCATCCTGCGGGGGACAAGCGCCCCGCGTGGACCTCCGACGACCAGCGAACGACGCTGGTGATGCTGGTCTCTGGCGAGTTTCGCGTAGAGGTCACCGGCGGCGGCAAGGTTATGACGCGCCAGGGTGACTACGTGATGTGGGGGCCGGGGGTTGACCATTCTTGGGAAGCGTTGGCGGATTCGGTCGTGTTGACCGTTCGTTGGCCTTCAGCAACCTAA
- a CDS encoding transcriptional regulator, giving the protein MSGVGGWTGRSASALQSALRLSNEKFAEKLGIGARTVASWHQKPDLRPQSEMQQVLDTAYERASDAERARFAELTGGGLAAHTRPDTKEADRRLAADPHIGAALEWLDQHAYRSPGAARRAVAAQAARVDAQEAYARATRRAWVDQRAVTDALAEYYGRRHGDHGLYAGSCGDQAVNTSVLTCADWLDLACELRPPHDGLTIASARPDPREVLDEHATKAAVNRLAETVAMNTRLMNAPLYRLLSTDISERHLGGTFGVDHFVHYALTMDLLEGELLDALAAGDTTSLPLRDRYLPDIGAVLDVGGRLCAGGALALTAIARPADPYRGEADYVLLVQERSGHVLNATRRLAVIPKGFHQPLTDVRRETQIGATLRREMEEELFGRPDADNTVADTLTADPMHPTRLTEPMRWLLAEPGRLRMECTGFGLNLVSGNYEFASLIVIDDEEFWARYGGVVEANWESATLRQYSTTDAELVTELLGDVAWSNEGLFAMTQGLRRLAGIGGERVKLPAIEWEIGQ; this is encoded by the coding sequence ATGAGCGGGGTAGGTGGCTGGACCGGACGTTCAGCGTCGGCGCTGCAATCCGCCTTGCGGCTGAGCAATGAGAAATTCGCCGAAAAGCTCGGAATCGGTGCGCGTACGGTCGCGTCCTGGCACCAGAAGCCGGACCTTCGCCCGCAGTCGGAGATGCAGCAGGTCCTCGACACCGCGTATGAACGGGCGTCCGACGCCGAGCGAGCCCGCTTCGCCGAGCTGACCGGCGGCGGGCTGGCCGCTCATACCAGGCCCGACACGAAGGAAGCCGATCGACGACTGGCCGCGGATCCCCACATCGGCGCGGCTCTCGAATGGCTCGACCAGCACGCCTACCGAAGCCCTGGTGCCGCACGCCGCGCCGTCGCCGCGCAGGCCGCTCGCGTCGACGCGCAGGAGGCGTACGCCCGGGCCACTCGCCGCGCGTGGGTCGACCAGCGCGCCGTGACCGACGCACTTGCCGAGTACTACGGCCGACGCCACGGTGACCACGGCTTGTACGCCGGAAGCTGCGGTGACCAGGCTGTGAACACCAGCGTCCTGACCTGCGCTGATTGGCTCGACCTGGCGTGCGAACTACGCCCGCCGCACGACGGGCTCACGATCGCGAGCGCCCGACCAGACCCGCGGGAAGTCCTGGACGAGCACGCGACGAAGGCAGCGGTCAACCGGCTCGCCGAGACGGTAGCCATGAACACCCGGCTCATGAACGCGCCGCTCTACCGGCTGCTGAGCACGGACATCAGTGAACGCCACCTCGGCGGCACGTTCGGCGTGGACCACTTCGTCCACTACGCCCTGACGATGGACCTGCTCGAAGGCGAGCTGCTCGACGCGCTCGCGGCCGGCGACACGACGTCGCTGCCCCTGCGTGATCGCTACCTCCCAGACATCGGCGCCGTCCTGGACGTCGGCGGCCGACTCTGCGCAGGGGGAGCCCTCGCCTTGACGGCCATTGCTCGACCGGCTGACCCGTACCGCGGCGAAGCGGACTACGTGCTGCTGGTCCAGGAACGCTCCGGCCACGTACTCAACGCCACGCGCCGGTTGGCCGTCATCCCGAAGGGCTTCCACCAGCCGCTTACCGACGTCCGGCGAGAAACCCAGATCGGCGCCACCCTGCGCCGAGAGATGGAAGAAGAGCTGTTCGGCCGGCCGGACGCTGACAACACCGTCGCCGACACCCTGACCGCGGACCCGATGCACCCGACCAGGCTCACGGAACCGATGCGCTGGCTCCTCGCCGAACCCGGCCGCCTACGGATGGAGTGCACCGGGTTCGGCCTGAACCTCGTGAGCGGAAACTACGAGTTCGCCAGCCTGATCGTCATCGACGACGAAGAATTCTGGGCACGCTACGGGGGAGTGGTCGAAGCCAACTGGGAATCTGCGACTCTTCGTCAGTATTCAACTACTGATGCGGAACTCGTCACCGAGTTGTTGGGTGATGTAGCGTGGAGCAACGAAGGACTGTTCGCCATGACGCAAGGGCTTCGGCGCCTTGCGGGAATCGGCGGAGAGCGCGTGAAACTGCCCGCGATCGAATGGGAGATAGGCCAGTGA
- a CDS encoding helix-turn-helix domain-containing protein, with protein MTEDWAAVAKAINMRVNELGWRQRELAERSHVSQAIVRELQHHTVERRRSARTLEALSTTLGWHPQHLLAVLQNRTPPHPDEPADDGHELWSRLDALEQRLAEITDRLEDVQTSLATVVEHVKPKR; from the coding sequence GTGACGGAGGACTGGGCGGCGGTCGCCAAGGCGATCAACATGCGCGTGAACGAACTCGGCTGGCGGCAACGCGAGCTGGCCGAGCGATCGCACGTGTCGCAGGCGATCGTGCGCGAGCTCCAGCACCACACGGTCGAGCGCCGCCGGAGCGCGCGCACGCTCGAAGCGCTGTCGACGACGCTGGGCTGGCACCCGCAGCACTTGTTGGCCGTGCTGCAAAACCGCACTCCGCCGCACCCGGACGAGCCGGCCGACGACGGCCACGAGCTGTGGTCCCGGCTGGACGCGCTGGAACAGCGCCTGGCCGAGATCACCGACCGGCTGGAGGACGTCCAAACGAGCCTCGCGACCGTGGTCGAGCACGTGAAGCCGAAGCGTTAG
- a CDS encoding helix-turn-helix domain-containing protein, producing MNSHITFHTIREAAWLLGVSRAAVSRAIRTRELRATRCRPGLRVSSTELARLLGSRQAGGAA from the coding sequence ATGAACTCGCACATCACCTTTCACACCATTCGAGAAGCGGCCTGGCTGCTCGGCGTCTCCCGCGCTGCGGTGAGCCGCGCAATCCGGACGCGCGAGCTGCGCGCCACCCGGTGCCGTCCCGGACTCCGTGTGTCGTCGACCGAGCTGGCCCGCCTGCTCGGGTCGCGTCAGGCCGGAGGTGCCGCATGA
- a CDS encoding WhiB family transcriptional regulator produces MSADDLWLIGVAWRLDRLRWVPTEVLTDVVTSEGVCMWPPPDDGPPDASRDGELAERLCGGCPVRDECLELELRTAGLDTVGVWGGMTDDDRRALHPVWLRRGERTDRGAR; encoded by the coding sequence ATGAGCGCCGACGACCTTTGGCTTATCGGGGTCGCGTGGCGGCTGGACCGGCTGCGCTGGGTGCCGACCGAAGTCCTGACCGATGTCGTGACCAGCGAGGGAGTCTGCATGTGGCCCCCGCCGGACGATGGACCACCCGACGCGAGCCGTGACGGCGAGCTGGCCGAGCGGCTGTGCGGCGGGTGCCCTGTTCGGGACGAGTGCCTGGAGCTGGAGTTGCGGACGGCCGGCCTCGACACCGTCGGCGTCTGGGGCGGGATGACCGACGACGACCGGCGCGCGCTGCACCCCGTCTGGCTGCGGCGGGGCGAGCGGACCGATCGAGGTGCGCGATGA
- a CDS encoding FtsK/SpoIIIE domain-containing protein, whose translation MADSLPVKADPVFDGELVDDTLPQPRRREPTTNRFVRWWRHSPRVPLWLKSKPQAVQASKDAVVGLVKSPWRYVGAVVRGLIVGVRWWRGWVTVRDYRTAAEESEKLADKFTEIRALTLFRWKVTGAALVVAAVGVAIVDLVYGTDPVWIGGAAASVALAILGRKKDGSPGRKPALAGPRTLTWTMDPQVLVDAFRDAKLIGKDEALRLVERATRVGDGWAVTVDLPATRKAADVVKNRDALASALAVDEVQLIVERVRGNGGHAGRVSMWVADEDPYASPPLRTPLLGVAQWDAWRPIPFGRDARDRRIDLPLVWTSLLVGAIPRQGKTFAARLAAAGLILDAWVRLYVADFKAGKDWDTAGLVAHRFMSGDEPEHVLALVDWLIELVGEVQTRFRRMRDLDDLTCPESKVTPEMSRDKALNMPITAIFIDEVQVPLEDRTPVDVQGKKLTAGEYVGELLTWLAKKGPAAGIVLVLATQRPDSKTIPSGLRAVLGSRFALRVMDWRDSNIVLGEQMNTRGFDSSRLLPSHKGVGILRPDGDTSAGADVLAMTVRTYYMPNEDWRTICEQGRTLREAAGTLTGHAAGQDTMPVLDHAAAVKAIGAGHAAESPGELPEVLASLVECWGDDLGPDGRDFVPTAELLDVLEVDSRTFAQQMAEVGCRPTRDRVTGEDGEMRQVRGYRTAEIRSAIDRARDGGESAGQEGRS comes from the coding sequence ATGGCTGACTCTTTGCCGGTCAAGGCCGATCCCGTGTTCGACGGCGAGTTGGTCGACGACACGTTGCCTCAACCGCGCCGACGGGAGCCGACGACGAACCGCTTCGTCCGGTGGTGGCGGCACTCGCCGCGTGTGCCGTTGTGGCTGAAGAGCAAGCCGCAGGCCGTTCAAGCGAGCAAAGACGCCGTCGTCGGGCTGGTGAAGTCGCCGTGGCGGTACGTCGGCGCGGTTGTTCGCGGCCTGATCGTCGGAGTGCGGTGGTGGCGTGGGTGGGTCACCGTCCGGGACTACCGGACGGCGGCCGAAGAGTCGGAGAAGCTGGCCGACAAGTTCACGGAGATTCGGGCGCTCACGCTGTTCCGCTGGAAGGTGACCGGTGCTGCCCTGGTCGTTGCTGCCGTCGGGGTGGCCATCGTCGACCTGGTGTACGGCACCGATCCTGTTTGGATTGGCGGGGCCGCTGCCTCCGTGGCGCTCGCGATCCTCGGGCGCAAAAAGGACGGCAGTCCCGGCCGAAAGCCGGCGCTCGCCGGGCCGCGGACGCTGACCTGGACGATGGACCCGCAGGTACTGGTGGATGCGTTTCGGGACGCGAAGCTGATCGGCAAGGATGAGGCGTTGCGGCTGGTCGAGCGCGCGACGCGTGTCGGCGACGGCTGGGCGGTCACTGTCGACCTTCCGGCCACCCGCAAGGCAGCCGACGTGGTGAAGAATCGGGATGCACTCGCGTCGGCGCTCGCCGTCGATGAGGTCCAGCTGATCGTCGAACGGGTCCGCGGGAACGGTGGGCACGCCGGGCGGGTGTCGATGTGGGTGGCTGATGAGGACCCGTACGCCTCGCCGCCGTTGCGGACGCCGTTGCTCGGTGTGGCGCAGTGGGATGCGTGGCGGCCGATCCCGTTCGGACGGGATGCGCGGGACCGGCGGATTGACCTGCCGCTGGTGTGGACGTCCCTGCTGGTCGGTGCCATCCCCCGGCAGGGCAAGACCTTCGCCGCCCGGCTCGCGGCGGCCGGGCTCATTCTGGACGCGTGGGTACGGCTGTACGTCGCGGACTTCAAGGCCGGGAAGGACTGGGACACGGCCGGCCTGGTGGCGCACCGGTTCATGTCCGGCGACGAACCCGAACACGTTCTGGCGCTCGTGGACTGGCTGATTGAACTGGTCGGCGAAGTTCAGACGCGGTTTCGGCGGATGCGCGACCTGGACGACCTCACGTGCCCGGAATCGAAGGTCACGCCGGAGATGTCCCGCGACAAGGCGCTGAACATGCCGATCACGGCCATCTTCATCGACGAGGTTCAGGTTCCTCTGGAGGATCGCACCCCCGTCGACGTGCAAGGCAAGAAGCTCACCGCGGGCGAGTACGTCGGCGAGCTGTTGACGTGGCTGGCGAAGAAGGGGCCGGCCGCCGGGATCGTGCTCGTGCTCGCCACCCAGCGACCGGACTCGAAGACGATCCCGTCCGGGCTGCGGGCGGTACTCGGGTCGCGGTTCGCGCTGCGGGTGATGGACTGGCGCGACTCGAACATCGTCCTCGGCGAGCAGATGAACACGCGCGGGTTCGACTCCAGTCGGCTGCTGCCCTCGCACAAGGGCGTGGGCATCCTGCGGCCGGACGGCGACACGTCAGCCGGCGCCGACGTGCTGGCCATGACGGTTCGGACCTACTACATGCCAAACGAGGACTGGCGGACCATCTGCGAGCAGGGCCGGACGCTGCGCGAGGCGGCCGGGACGCTTACCGGACACGCGGCCGGACAGGACACCATGCCGGTGCTCGACCACGCGGCCGCGGTCAAGGCAATCGGTGCAGGACACGCAGCTGAGTCGCCTGGCGAACTGCCCGAGGTACTCGCATCGCTCGTTGAGTGCTGGGGAGATGATCTCGGGCCAGACGGCCGAGACTTCGTGCCGACGGCCGAGTTGCTGGACGTCCTGGAGGTTGACTCGCGGACGTTCGCGCAGCAGATGGCCGAGGTGGGGTGCCGACCGACGCGCGACCGCGTGACCGGCGAGGACGGCGAGATGCGGCAGGTTCGCGGATACCGGACGGCTGAAATCAGGAGCGCAATCGACCGCGCGAGGGACGGCGGCGAATCGGCTGGGCAGGAAGGTCGGTCATGA
- a CDS encoding recombinase family protein, translating to MGLEVAEPVDDGIGELAVYGRCSTEDNQDPETSRGWQFGNARKFVEPLGGRIVAEYFDVGQSRSVPWERRNEASPFLAELRNPRRTWNAVVVGEGTRCWFGNQFSLIAPRFAAYGVDLWVPELGGKYDARNPSHKMLMSVLGGMSESERQHVQARVRAAMDAQVVNEGRHQGGRARRTGTSSSTAGRTRTPERPPRGSGCACWPSIPTQPR from the coding sequence TTGGGCCTTGAGGTGGCCGAGCCGGTCGACGACGGAATCGGTGAGCTGGCGGTCTACGGCCGGTGCTCGACGGAGGACAACCAGGACCCGGAGACCTCCCGCGGCTGGCAGTTCGGGAACGCTCGGAAGTTCGTCGAGCCGCTGGGCGGCCGGATCGTCGCCGAGTACTTCGACGTCGGGCAGTCACGTTCGGTCCCCTGGGAGCGTCGGAACGAGGCATCCCCGTTTCTCGCCGAGCTGAGGAATCCGCGGCGGACGTGGAACGCGGTGGTGGTCGGCGAGGGCACCCGGTGTTGGTTCGGCAATCAGTTCTCACTGATCGCGCCGCGGTTCGCCGCGTACGGCGTCGACCTGTGGGTGCCCGAACTGGGTGGTAAGTACGACGCGCGGAACCCGTCGCACAAGATGCTGATGAGCGTGCTTGGCGGGATGAGCGAGTCAGAACGTCAGCACGTTCAGGCTCGTGTCCGTGCCGCGATGGACGCGCAGGTTGTCAACGAGGGGCGCCACCAGGGCGGCCGGGCGCGCCGTACGGGTACGTCGTCGTCGACGGCGGGCCGCACCCGAACCCCCGAAAGGCCGCCGAGGGGTTCCGGCTGCGCGTGCTGGCCATCGATCCCGACGCAGCCGAGGTAG
- a CDS encoding cellulose-binding domain-containing protein produces MPSPTAVTTVLRQTATPSEALPATEPAKEPAKCLVRFTVQDQWNDGFTAAVTITNNSDRTLRPWTLTWTFTAGQRVTHGWDGRYTQTGGRVTVEAESYNGTLAPGSSVSTGLNGAFDHGNPAPGGFTLNGSPCDAG; encoded by the coding sequence GTGCCCAGTCCGACGGCCGTCACCACCGTTCTCCGGCAAACCGCGACGCCGTCCGAAGCACTGCCCGCGACGGAACCGGCCAAAGAACCCGCCAAGTGCCTCGTGCGCTTCACCGTGCAAGACCAGTGGAACGACGGCTTCACCGCCGCCGTCACCATCACCAACAACAGCGACCGGACCCTCCGGCCCTGGACGCTCACCTGGACCTTCACCGCCGGGCAGCGGGTCACCCACGGCTGGGATGGCCGCTACACCCAAACCGGCGGCCGCGTCACCGTCGAGGCCGAGTCCTACAACGGCACGCTCGCCCCCGGCTCCAGCGTCAGCACCGGCCTCAACGGTGCCTTCGACCACGGCAACCCCGCTCCCGGCGGCTTCACCCTCAACGGCTCCCCCTGCGACGCCGGCTAG